From the Lathyrus oleraceus cultivar Zhongwan6 chromosome 3, CAAS_Psat_ZW6_1.0, whole genome shotgun sequence genome, the window AGTATCATTCTTGATTGATCTGCTAGTCTCCTTGGATTGTACTGACTCACCCTCCAGGTAACGGGTACTTCAGGATTAAGTATAGGGTCAAAATAACTGCCTATTGTACATTGATTGCATGTCATTATATGATGACAATGCATCCACAATGAGGTAGTTGACGTCAATCACCTTAGCGTATATGCCCTCGTCACATATAGTCTCCTGGGTCACATGGCCCCTTACTTGTTCATGTTCCCCTGACAATCCTATTAACGACCTACTTAACACTTTGGCATCATTAAGATTGAGAAGTAAATTTTGGAAAGCATCCTAAAACAGGACGTCAGCAGAGCTATCAATATCTATTAAGACTCGTTTGATATCTCAGTTTTCGTGTTGTAAAGTGATGGCGAGAGGGTCATTATTATGATGTTTGAATATGACATCATCTATGTTGAAGAAGGTGATGTTAACCCCTAATTTTCATCGCGCTCCCCTAAGGAAACTAGGAGGTATTACATTTGCGTCAAGCACATGCCTTGTGTATTTCCTTTGGGAGGAGCTATAGCTACCACCACCAACGAAACCTCTATCTATGGTGTTTGTATTGGAGTATCAAGTTTTATCGGTCATCTTCAAAAGGAATGTGGATCATGTGAGAATGAAAGAGAATTGACAATTTGTCTAATCTGTGTCAAGTTATAATAGAACAAGAGATAATGTGATAATTAGAAATCCAATTTTTGTTCTAGATTACTCTATCTAGATTTTTTTGAGTGTGATTGATGTCCTTTCTTCCACTAGACTATGTGAATATGTTGCCTTTGGTTAGGATGTGGATGAGATTATTTTTATCTGATAACTAGGGAAGTCCATCATAGGGATTCTAGTAGGGGGATGAGCTCCTATATATTAATCATCTCTAATGATTAAGTTGAAGTCTCAAATGCAAGACTAGGGTCTATTATGGGAATTCTGAACCTGTTCTAAAATGGTTTAAAGAAGCCTTCTCATGACATGATCAGTTGAAAGTAATAAATAatacaaatatttttaaaatttgttGGATGTGAAAAATTATTTTAATTGTTCAACGCATTATCTTCCTATTCAAATATTTATACACGATGTATCTAAATGTTGAGATCTAGTTTGATTAAATATTTTTGCAAcaaatttaatatttatttttaaactatTTTTGTAATATATGTTTCACATATTTAATGGTATTTATGATAATCGTCTATGAGACCTAACATATGTTAAGCCATACCACCCCCTTTACTTCATTGAGTCGTGAATTAACGTTTATATCAAAAAAGGAATCAGCATTATATAATAAAATACCAAAACAAAAATGATCATTAATAAAAGTTATTTGTTACATTGTTGCATACATGGTTGATTGTAGCTTTTGTAAAaacaacttttatatatatattgtttAAACCCATAAGATTTATTCAAAAATAAAGAGGATGAAACACGCTGTAAATTATTAACCAACAAGAAAAAAATAACATTAAAATGATAAATAATTCATAAAAACAATCACATTTAGATAAGTCACCAATGTCAAATTTTTTTCAAATGAAATAGGCACTTCAACATCAAACCTATTATTGTTTATAGAAAAAAATGCTTAGAGAAATCTATTGTTGAAATTGTTTCCATAGATATTGTCGGCAAAGTTTGCATTGAAACTTGTCATATTTCTTCCATTGTTGTTCTCTTCATTGATGTTCAAAGGTATTGGCATAGTCATGTCACTTCCATCATTGGTAGGGATACCATAAAAACCTTTCAAATCACCTTGAGGAAATAAATTTGATTGACTATTTTCACCATTGAGAACTCCAAACATGTTAGGACGAAATGCCTCAGAACTCGGGTAATTTTCTCCATTGAAACATCCATATTTTCCTTCATTAAACATTCTCGAACTACTTCCACCATTAAAACCCTCAAACTTTCTCTCAGAAAACACCTCACCAACCCCAACACTAGGATCAGTGGTGTTACGAAAAACTCCAAAATTTTCTCGAGACACATCCTCTTCAGAATACTCTACTCTTGAACTAAATATCTTATACTTTTTTAGCATAAAATTAATTAAACGATTCAATACACTAGGTTCAAAGTCAGTTAAAGACTTACTTTCATTTTCAATTTGATACAGGTAAGATCCCATTAGTGTATCTTCGTTATCTTCCATGATCTTGTCAAGGGTAGCTTGAAGTCTTTTACCTTTCTCCTTCAAAAAAGACAATTGATCAGTCACATTATTAAATCGTGCATGTTCCGGCATCGACTCAAACTTGTGTATGAGTTTTTCAGCAGCATCACAAGATGGCCACATTGAAGGTGTCGCATCACCTGGGCCAAACACAACCGCACATGCCTGCAGATCACAAAGGGTTGTCACCTGCTCCATTTTAGTGAACAACCCTTTTAATCTTGTCTTATAACACATTTTTCTTTGACTAAAATTTTCAATCAATTTGGATGTGATCTTTCTTTTCCTAATTCTTGCCATAACTTCTATTATTTTTCTTTCTATGACATATTTCAACATAAAATAAGAATGATGTATATATATAAATAGGATATGTAACTGAAGTTTATGAAAGAAATTGAAAAGTAAATTAAATAAAGAGAAATTCAATGTTCTGTAAAAGGGATGGTTCAATGTAAAAGGGGTGGTTCAGTTTTTATTTGTCCatttaatgtattttttttaaaccaaaacttaaattatatttaataaaaaataaaattaaaagactAATAAAAGTTTGACTAGATAATATATTATAAAAAGGGACTTATTGAGAATTATATATTAGAGAAAAATGAACATTTTCAattcttttgaatattttaaatataattttctttattattaaGATAAATACAAAATTAATATTAAAAGTTGTAACTTAAATATTTAATGAGAgttgaataaaatatttttttcttttaattgtAGGATACATCAATTATAAAAAAATAGAGTTACTAGATATTTTGCTTTATGTCATATAAGCGAGTTTTGAAAAAGAAATTATAAAAGAATGTTGAATTCGGTCCTTCATATGAAGATTCACCTATTTTATCCTCTCAAAAAATTTATACATCAATACTctattaaatattatttaatttttaagAATTTATATCAAATTTGTCCCTATCAAATTGGTAATTTTTGAAAAACCAATTGCCATGCAATCATTTTGATGATTAAATTTCTTGAGGGTACAAAACATGAAGATCTTTATATTTTAAGGGATGAATTCAAACTTTTTTTATAAGTTTTTTTTTCTTCCAAAACTCGCATATATGATAGAGGCAAAATACTTATTAATCCAAAAAAGTATCAAATTTTTTGCCTTTGGGTGTAATaaaatatttgtttgaaattttttttatcattaattGTTGAATTGTCCATGATATGTTAGTTAAGTGGTAAGAGTTTGACTTATAATTTTAATGTATAAAACTTAAATTTCATAAATAGGTCACGAGTCCAACATTTTTTTAAGAATAATTTCTCATCATCcaatttaatattttaaaaaaaaataggtgtctttttattttaaaatactcACATTGGAGAACAATAATTGATCAGAGTCATGACCTCTTGGCACGAACTCTGAATTACTACGACTCATTTCCCCTGAAAATTAGAGTgcaaaaatacaaaaaaaaaaactcaCGTTGAGATACATAATGCATGAAATTATctcaaaaaaataataataatagtcGCATTGAGATCATATTTTGAAAAAGTATTTATAAATGAAAATTAATTTTTGTTATATGTTAGATTTTATAATCATGATTCAGATTATATTTATACTATGtagaatttttaatttaaaattaacTAATTTTGATAAAACTCTCTCTACCTTACACTAAGTCTGAAATAAATTTGATATTGTAACCATAAGAGATAAGAGTGAGAATAGATCAGACAGCCTGCCGAAGGCCTATGACACGGATTATTTAAAACTCGGCTCAACCTATCTCATTTGATGACACGGGTTATTTAAAACTCGGCTCAACCTATCTCATTTGATAAGAAGATCAAACTTAAATATTTTAAAAGTCTATTAATTTAAATAGGTTACACTAAGGCTTATAAAAATATCTATTAGGCCTATCAAATCGACATATTTatgtataatattatatattatattaatttataaaCTAAGTGGTATAATTAATTTTTCTAAAATATGAAAAAAAACAATTATAAACAATAACTAATATATAAATTTTATAGTTGAGTTTTATTACTTTATGTTATGAATTACTCATGTTTATCTATACATTAAAGTATGTtcaaaaaatgaagaaaaaaaatgtaGAGGCTCTAAAAAAATTTATTAACCTTAAAAAATGGGGCATCCAGACTATACAAAATATACTTTAAACAAGCTAAAAGACATGTCAAACTCAAAATAAAACCTTTGACAAACAAGCTAAAAGACATGTCAAACTCAAAATAAAACCTTTGACAAACAATTGGTCAAACCTAGACTTCAATTTTTTTAAAGATTTAAATAGTTTTTAGTACCTGCTGACATGTTTTTGATTTTTGTCACTGCatcttttttttttatgaaaataatccttgaatattaaaattattttggTTTTACTCCCTAATATTAAAATTCACAGGAAACATATGTAATTTCCCGCGGATTTTAACTTTTGAGACtaaattcaaatgaaattcaacaTTTAAGAAGTTTTTGCGGAAAAAAAATACAGGAACAAAAATCAAAAACACCTCAACTTACCGGGACCAAAAAGATTATTTAAGCATTTAAGATTAGATCTGACTTATTTAAGTAAAGTTTGACTTCATCTGGTCTATTCCTACCCACTACtacaaatattatattttatgACAAAACTTTCACATCACATAACAAAAAACGAGGTATAAATCCTAGGCGTACCATGTTTTAAATCCTAACAACTATTGTTTATATTTTGTATTTCTTTTATAATGGCGTTATCTGTAACAcctaaaaataattaaaattgtATTAGTATTATTATTTCTATTGTACTTTTATGATTTTAttatctttattattattattattattattattattatttaaaaataaacttaacaatatacgtttgttattttatcattatggttattattattattattaacaaTAAGATAATTGAATTTATTTtgataaagtaaaataaattttaattagAATAATGGGAAAGGGAGATGAAAAGGAAATGGGTTATTGAAAATAAATTTGTATGTCTATAATGTTTATTTTCATACTTTCTATAGGTATCATTTGGATACAAGATTATGCAAAAGAAAATTGTTTTTTATTCTGGTGGAGTCGGTATTCGACTACCAACTTTTGGTATTCGAATATCAGTGTTAAAAACATAAATTTCTGACTTCTAATGAGTGATAATTGAAAACTACCTTTTGGTATTCAAATACCAACGAGAAAAtgtgaattttttatttttaaatgagCGATAATCAACTAGCCCCTTTTGGTATTTGGATACCATTGTTACAAATTTAAGTGTAGAATTGAAAATAGCATAACTTGAGTTTAGAAACTCTGATTGAGGCTCAATCAAATGTGTTAGAAAACTAATGTAAAAACATATCTTGTGGTAAAGTTTCATGATACTAatttatatatttaatatttttgtTAATGAATAGTTTTAAGGTAAAGTAGGATAAGAATTATATCTTTCTTAAAACTATTTTGTAGCATTAATGTGGCAATCAAATTGAATGTTTGGGAAAACTATCGTGAAGCACTTATGTGAAAATCAAATTGAATGTGTGGTAAAACTACTGTGAAACCCTAAGGTGGTAATAAAAGTAAATGTATTTCAAAAGAAGGAGGTTCGAGAGGAATTCATGTATGTTCGATCACGCATCATAATAGAGTGCGAGTAGGTTTGCGTTTAGAGATAGTGTTATAATACGAAAGTAGCTCTCATGTACTTCTAAACTATTGAGTTTAGCGAGATATTTGTAGTACAATCGCAGCTCGTATATACTCATAGTTTAGAGTTTAGTGAGAGTGTTGTATTACGTGTGTAACTCTCATGTACCGCTCTATTATTAAGTTTAGCGAGAGTGTTGTAGTATAGAATGTACCTCACATGTGCTCATAAACTATAGAAACCGAGGAAAGTATTATGGTATGAAATGTAACTCACGTGTACTTCAAGAATATGCTATGAGTTTAATGACTGGTACCATATGGATATGAAGTAGAGGATAAGTTGCATTGAATAACCATTCATGTGTATATTGTATAACTTTGTGTATGTTGTATGAATTGGTGTATTGACTTGTGATTATGATATTGATTGTGTGTTATGATTTTTTCTATTGTTTGCTATTATTATACCTTATAAATTGTAGAATATTTTCTCACCCCTTTGTTTCTATGTTTCCATGGTATGTATCTATGTGCAGGATATACTCGGGTTGAGACTGAGGAATAGTTGCATTATTGTAAGGTTATTGAGGATGGTGGTGTAAAATACTAATCTACAAGACTTTATTTGTGTTCATGTATGCTGACGTGTGAAGTCAGTTAGTGAGTTTGAGTTGTAATACGTCTCTAGTATTGTGACATCAGGGTCGGAAATCACTTTTAAATTATTTTGTTTGGTAATGTTTGAACAAGTACTCATATATGAGATATGTTTATATTATTCTGCAAACTTatcttttataaaaaaaattgggTTTTACGGTGTCACATCactctttttattttattttttatataaatattaAGTCATTTATTCCTCCAATTAGACTACCAACCGAGGGAAAAGATTACTTAGTTTTGGCTATAAAAGTATCAACTTATTACATTTTTCCCGAACCTAACTCATTTATAGTCGTTCCAAACTCGTAAAAATCATTTTCTAAGACGGATAGAAAGACAGAAAAATATTTTAAGGTTTCTTAATTAATTAGAAAATATTTCAAGgatatgttgttgttgttacatttatcgaaaagattaattttatcaaccttgaacaaaatatttttccgCTCTTGCTATCTATCTCATAAAATGgtgttgtttttttttgtttgaaaatataaaaatttCATTGATATGAACATAAGTGTTATCCCAAATGGGCTTGATATCATGTATTGACCCATTTCTCATGTAGAAACATGGTTGGTTTCCTTTTTGAATTACTTGGATCGTCAACTTGTGAGCTCTTGTGTTATTTATCCTATTGGTATACTGAAGCGATCCATTAGCTAAGCCCATAAGGGCTTTGTAGATATTAGAAACAATCCACCCTAAGTGAGTTCTATCCCCCGCGATGACACTACTTCCTTTGTTCTCTATCGTATATGAACCATAGTGATGGGCATTCACCATTGTTTCTTAATGACAATTTTTACCTCTTCTGTCCATCTCGTCTTCCATCTAAGACCCTACTTTCTGCATGATCTGCACTCTACACTTGTTATTGTGAGCTTCTATCTTCTTTCCTCTTATCTGTTTTCTACCAATTTGATGTAAATAATGGTTTATGCTAATGGTTTTGTTGTTTTTTATTCCACTGTTTGCATTCCATTTTTATATTTGGGAATAATTTCTCAATGTTGTAATTCAAGAAAAAAATCAAATGGTAAATTCTTTCCTTGGCTAACATTGAGAAACCTATTCTTAATCATATTGATAAGATATTATAACCCAAAAGAAAATGGTGGATGGTAAAAATATGTAAGTGGTATACCTTACCATCACAATTTTCTTTTTGGATTTGTCATAGAAGTTATTTAGTCCCTCTAGTGAGTAGACAGCCGACGAAAAATGTCCTTATTTTACTTTactttttatttaaaaaataaataacatattACCTCGATTTTCATAATTGTTTGAGGGGAAACTAGCATAATTTTGTTTAAAAATGAATTTATGTCATCTATTTATAAAGTTTCAATGCTCAAGACAATATTAGCACATCAATCTCAAAGAAACATTAGTGATCTGCATGAAACTCTCACGCTAGCCAATGAGAATGTGAACGCCACAACTATATATCCTGAGTGCTATGTTGTGAAAGATATTAAACATTGGTAATAAAAATATTTAGATTGAAAACACTGAAACTTAAAGAAGTGTGGAAACAATCTCTGAAATGGATTGCAAGAGTTGAAAAAAGTATTGGTTTAAGGTTCATCTTACTTACATAATCTCTTGTCTTGTAACACGGTATATTATTTTTCTTATCTAACCTTTTATAattttatgataaaaaatgcatGCAAAGCTATTAAAAATATATTGCATATATATGGGTATGTGACAAAATCCAACATTTAATTTACATCAAGATTTAGaaggatgatgatgaagaagcTTTAGAATTTTTTAACAAATTTATACTTATAGATTGAAATGAAAATAATGTAAAAATAAGAAAATTTATATTTTAATAAAAGCAGGgatattttatatatatatatatatatatatatatatatatatatatatatatatatatatatatatatatatatatatatatatatatatatatatatatatatatatatatatgcatgcAAAGCTATTAAGAATATACGGCATATATATGGGTAGGTGACAAAATCCAACATTTAATTTACATGAAGATTTAGaaggatgatgatgaagaagcTTTAGAATTTTtaacaaatttatattttaataaaaacatatatatatatatatatatatatatatatatatatatatatatatatatatatatatatatatatatatatatatatatatatatatatatatatatatatatatatatatatatatatatatatatatatatataatatccctacttttattaatatataaaataaatgCATATCTATTGGGTGtcaatttaattaataataatgTTTTGAATAAATTTATTGACTTATAAGTATTAAGAATTGATTTAAATTAGTACATATTgagaaaatattaaaaaatgttGTTGTTAGTGATTGAATCATATATGTTTATATTCATTTACTTCAACTATCACATACCATTTGAATTAATTTACTCATCTAATTAATAATAATTTACCCTTTTcaatattttataaataaatattaataaaattgTAATAAAAAACTATGAATTTCCGCATTTAAAATAGATTCCTAAGAATATTCGTTCCAATCGGTCTCAAGTTCGTTTCGTTATGGTTACAAGGTATTGTCTTCTTTGAGTGCGAGAATTCTCGCGACTTTGTCCTTTAGAAAACGTGCCTCGTTTGGTTAATGTATATTAGTGTTGTATATAAATTGTAATTAGCCTCAATTCCCAAATTGAGGCTAAGTGGCACAATGTGAACTTAGAGTTCCCACGTACGAAATTAAATTTATGGTCAGCCTTAAGTCCGCACCACTACAAATACGGAGTATTGTCTCTTTAAGTGTGAGAACCCTTGCAGTTTCTAGCATTCGAAAATGTGTCTCAATGGATTGAGGTTTATGGGTGTTGTATATAAATTACTCTTAGTCTTGAATCCCAAACAATGTAAGACTATTTTGATCATCTCTAACAATATTGCTTCTCATAATATAAAAAAAAGACTAAATAATGATTCTTTCATTATAAATATATATGAAGTATTACATAAAACTTTTTTTTACCAAGTAGGCcataatatatataaaatatttgAATAAAAACTTATGaaacaaattttttaaaaactCTTATTGAGAAATTAATTTATTTTGTGTTATGACTTCTTGACGCAGTGGAAACAAACACGAAAGCAATTCAAGCAAGAAATTTATTGTCACACAATCACATATAACTGAATATAGCACATGAACAATCAAGAACATTAAAGAACACAACAAACACTTTAATAACCTAGTTTGAAGAGAAACTACTTACTCTATATGGACTCCTCTGAAATCGAGGTGTTTCAAGATGAAATTGATGAAGAATATGAAGGTACAATAATGGAGATTCTCCTCTCCCTCACACTACCTTTTCAACAGTGTTTAGCCCAAAACAAGCCTACACTCATTTGACCTCATTATATGAATCGATTCTTTCAATACTCCATTTCGATGCTCTATGAAA encodes:
- the LOC127128947 gene encoding agamous-like MADS-box protein AGL80 produces the protein MARIRKRKITSKLIENFSQRKMCYKTRLKGLFTKMEQVTTLCDLQACAVVFGPGDATPSMWPSCDAAEKLIHKFESMPEHARFNNVTDQLSFLKEKGKRLQATLDKIMEDNEDTLMGSYLYQIENESKSLTDFEPSVLNRLINFMLKKYKIFSSRVEYSEEDVSRENFGVFRNTTDPSVGVGEVFSERKFEGFNGGSSSRMFNEGKYGCFNGENYPSSEAFRPNMFGVLNGENSQSNLFPQGDLKGFYGIPTNDGSDMTMPIPLNINEENNNGRNMTSFNANFADNIYGNNFNNRFL